The genome window CATCTTTACATTTTCTTCTCTAGCGAAACTAAAAGCAAAGTAGAATCTCAAACAAAACATGTATAACATTTGTCATTACGAATAACCACAATTGTAATTGTTCATCGACACAACTATCATATATCAAGGACAATCATAACGTATCCAACAAGGTCACCATGAAGGATAGCCATGACACTATAACAATTGATAAACGTGACTATCCATCTCTTTCAAGCTTgtacaaatttttaatattttgattaaaaatataagattaaaaaatgaatttaatttaatcaatgaataataaatagaatatataaaataagaaaaaattttgtaaaaagtATGGCGTAAATgtgtaaaataatgtatttttgaGAATCTAAATGAATGTTTTAAACTAAAGTTAAATAACAGTACTCTAATAATGACTTTCCTACACCTTGTttggatattttttatttgagaatGTTTAACTATACTTTTAAAttgtactattaaatacaaaaaattaaatttaaaaataattaaaaattaataaaaaataaacaatgaagaaagagCTGATTTGACAATTGAATAATaaacataacatacaaaatgggatagaggataacaattttgatataaacacataaagatagaaaaaaaaatcagtaacCTTTGTAATGTATACGTTGTTTGCTATAATAAGGTACTATTAACGTGGTTTTAATATAAAACATTTATTGCCTAAATGGACATCACGTTTCTCATCTTTACATTTTCTTCTCTAGATGAACTAAAAACAAAGTAGAATCTCGAGGAAAAACATGTATGGCATTTTGTGAATAACTAAAATCATGGTTGTTCATCAACACAACTATGAAGGACAATCATAGCATATTCAACAAGGTAACCACGAAGAACAGTCATGACACTATGATAGACATTACTATCCATCTTTTTCGAGATTGTACAAACTTTTaagattttgattaaaaatgaTAATCTTTTTTTATGGGAACGTTACATTTGTACACAGTGTAGATTTGATGTCTATAAACGCAAGAATCGTTTTTACGGGAATGTTACATTTGTACAAAGTGTAGATATGATGTCTATGAACGTAAGAATCGTTTTTATGGGAACGTTGCATTAGTAATAATTTCTTTTGTCGCAAATTTTAGTGGGTAATTAGTAACGTACAgttgttcaaattttttttttagtaacgTACATGATTTTACGGAGCAACTGTTGTTTTCACCATTGGTTAAAGTGATGAGGTGAGATTTGTTAATGATTGAATGGGAATGATAAAAGAGAGATGCTTTTCAAGAAAgaattttaattacttttgtgTATTTTGATGGACATTATCCTTCCTTATGGTTAGAAGATAGCGATTGATAAAAGCGGCATCAAATTTggactatttttatatattaatggtaaaaacttgtgtcagaccgtctcaccgtgagacggattgggtcaagatgaaaatgtaatacttatacgcacaaatgttatacttatatgctcaaatgtaatactaattaggaataaatttttttattacttataagggtaaatttaatacttttaagaaaaacatgaatacattttttttgttacttataagggtaaatttaatacttttaagaaaaaatacaatacttttacatttcgatttaaaagtattacatttttcctcaaaagtcttataagtaaggggtacttgtcaacattacttattatgaaaaatgtaatactttttctcttataagtaacaaaaattgtattcctgattagtattatatttgagcatataagtatgatatttgagcatataagtatgatatttgcacatataagtatgacattcgTATGTTACTTCAaaccgacccgacccgtctcacgaataaggatccgtgagacggtctcacacaagtgtaaccaTTATTAATTCATCTTTAATAGAGATTTTCAATTAAGGTTGGTGTTCTGAAAGAGGCAAAGGTTTTTAATGTGGTAGCATGCACAAgagttcaaattaaatatttgtttggaataaatttttttaaataaaataaaattttgagacTGTACTGAAAATGGGTCAGTTACTTGTGAGATAATCTTATGTATCTTTATTTAGGTTGGATCacgatgaaaatgtaatacttagcTAGgctggaaaatgtaatactaatcatgaataaattatttgttaagaaaaagtataatacttttgaggaaaaatgtaatacttttaaataaaaatgtattattcaGGGTTGAATAGTTActtataatgagaataaatgtTAATATCAATCATggataaattgtttaattgttacttacgagaaaagtgtaatatttgTGATGAAAATGTGAtagttttgatgaaaaatgtaatacttttaaatcaaaaagtAATATTAAGAGTTGAAAAGTTACTTATAGTGAAAATTGTAATCCTTatgtgaaaaaatataatacttataaaaaattttgactAGTCTCACCAATGAGAATAAGTGAGACCGACGGTCtcatagaataatttgccttgaaattttgaatttttttaatctatttttgtcctttatacttagggtccgtttggaaagcaggaaaatgacttctggaaaatgttttccggaaaatgagtcattttccggaaaacagtttcatttccagtgtttggatgtattatggaaaactgtctttgtatgtttggttcattttctgaaaaatgaatagaattgtataattacacattgtaattgttttatttaaaatataaaaaattataatagttattgaaataatggtatttaataaaaagaatataatttattaaaaaaaaataaaaaaaaatttttaaaaatgtagcaatggtttccccacctccttggtctatggtcatgggtgatatgacttggttttggtcaaaaacatgcgaaacagctattcttgcgattccgtaaaatgacttacggaaaaaaattccgtaagtcattttccggaaaaatgaactgattttccttggtcaacggaaaacattttccgttgaccacattttccggaagttgccaaacacagaaaactcgaaaaacattttccggaagtcattttacgggttaccaaacacacccttatttttttttgggttcaatTATAGGTTTCTCCAATCAAGATAAAATAAGATCCTATGCACCGAAACTAATCTTGTTAATGCTTGACTGCCTAGTAGGACTAGTTTTAAGCGAGTCATAAACATGGTTGGGCTGATTTTTTGGGTGGGATACAAAAATAGGCCGCTTTTGAAAAGGGAACAAAGATGGGCAAAGTACTCCCATGGAATGCATGTTTGCTTAAAAACAAATGCATCCTGCGAATGCATGTtagcttttccaaaaaaaaaaaaaatagttaaaaggtAGAAAATGAATGTATGATACGTGTATGTGTACAGTATTGTAGTTTAAATGAAAAAAGATGTATGTGTACAATATTGTAGTTAAAAGCCAAAAAAAgatggtatatatatgtataaggagaaaaaaatagtattgttGTTAACCTCATTAAATGCTGAATCATTTATAATGCATAGTTGTTAGTTAATTAGAATGTactaattattacataattatgaggaaaattaaatataattaacaataatgtgtaattagtgtataataataatgcgGTGGGCGGCAGGGCGGCGGCACAGTCGCCGGCAGCGCAGGGCGTAAGTTTTGGGATGGAGTTTTACCGTCGACAATAGTCTTGGGATGGAGTAAAATTAGAGTTGTTGGTCTTGGACCCACTATTTAGGTATTTTTTATgcttatatttcaaaaaataaatacataactacgtatttattattttgtatttatatacgGTATTCTTTTCGTATTCTCTAAGTACAATGTACAGTATTctaatttgaaacaaatattataaaagataACAGTGCATTCTTAAAATGCATGTTCAAAAAGAACAACATGCATCCTACAGTTGCCCATATTTGTATCCCAATAATTTCCGTCATCTTTTTGTATCCCACCTAAAAAACAGGTCTTATCGACGAAACCACTCAGTTTTAACTGGATATATATGATCCAAGTCATCTCATCTGCACCACACGAGTCTTTGTATTTGCTTTAGATTAGACAATAAAAGATATTTATTACTCCAAATTTAGAATAGTGTGTAATTTAAGGCAAAAATTACTGGTTGTagtttctttatttctttcatttcttcattatttCATTCACTTTTTCTAACGAAAATTAATAGTTTCACTGGCTTCAAACAAATAATAAGCCCGTTAAATGACGAaaaaagtagtttttttttttttttttttttttNttttttttttttttttttttttttacttgaagTTTAAGGTTAATTGACTCAATTGCATAAATTTAACAAGTTAGCGACTCAATTGTTTAAAATTAACAAGTTGAAGtgtctaattaaaaattttaattatttagggCCTAAACATAGTTTGAATTATATAGTTTAAGGATCCATTTATTaggtttttttcttcttttttttttggggtaatATAAAGGAAAtggtagaaaagaaaaaaaaattacaaaaatataggcAAAACAATCTACAATATTATCAAAGAGAACCATGTTTAAGCCTTTCAAAGGACTCTAAAACATGCAAGATTGCAAGGTATAAGTAACTATGATGTTCTATCATTCAATTTGCACaaatatttaatcttttttgatgtatttaattgaacaattttaatctTACCTATCAGATCTCTAGCTAGCTTATAGTTTCAAACAAATGGAAATGTGAATCTCTAACATTGCTAACATGTTTCACTTTGTTTACTGCAAACAAGATAGTTCTTTTATAGTTCAATGGTTTGAAAACCTATCTTTTATCTAGACATAATTAAAGATCACATTAACTAATACTTAGGGGAAAAAGTTAAAATCAAAAAGAATTTGTAccaatacaaattaaagaaaaacacacacacatagtaTACAATCTAACACTGCAACTTATTAACTAAGAACAAATTTTCTATACATGAGATATAAACAATGATTCTTTAAGTGAAGAATTAAACTGAATTATTATAGCTTTTATACATTATAGATTACACATTAATAACTGATTTATTCAAATTGAGtcaataaataagatataatgttaaagaaattaatgaaggaaataaattgaatgaaattagattaaattattaaagttttGATTCAAAATATGAGACACGATTAAGTGAttaacacccaaaaaaaataaaaacataaccTGATGAGATAgaaattaacattaatttttgctaCAATTTTATGTGTAGTCATACTCCAAACTCGTACTCCTTGGAGTAATAATTCTTGTGCTTATATATTTGTTTCAAGTACAGACACGTTGACAGAAACACAAATGCAAATAACAACATTATTGCTCAACATGCCCTACAATGTACTTTATAAGCAACTTGATAAATTCTACAActctaattcaaaaaaaaaaaaaaaaaaaccacaaaagCGGTAATTAAGTGGCTGGAACATAATTCTCATACCAgaaggtcacaagtttgatCCTTGCCAATAATCTCGTTGTTAAGTCTGTTGCATAATGCCTTCTTATTGTGGTTGGCACACCCTTGAATAGTGAACATATATTTCTTACGCcatccaaaaaaaattcaattttaattctCAATTATAGGCGATATTTACACTTTTAGTTCTCGTGTTGActtgtttcatttttaaatctcaactttaaaaaaaaaaaaaaaaaaccttataaTTTAAAGtgctttttgaaaatttaagcAAACTTTATCATATTGTATTTAGAGACACTTTGcatattttagattaaaaatagaacaaaatgaagttgacaaaaaatggaatataatttttttttgaactaactatttgttgtaatattttattgtttgtctCTATAATAAGTTCCATTAGTTCCTGACAAGATGAGATCACCTTTCTTCAATATCACCGACACAATTTCAGCACTTAATTgaagtatttaaaaatttattttccttttttggatttttacgagaactaaattgttagtttgatttaaaattgtaatatgGATCGCGTCAAAATGTCaaattaagatatatatatttttttgtgggGGCcgaagtatttttttattagtaaaaaaaaaaaaagctttattaTTTTGGAGGTAGGGTAATGATATAGGcgtgaagaagaaaaaacaatgaaGATGTATCACGTAAGTGGTTGTTCCATGAAGTGAAGCCTCAAAATTGGGAGACAAATGGCTTTATCTTTTTACAAAAAAGTTCAATTTAGTCCCCAAAATAAGAATCCTTCACCAAGCAATTCCTAGTGGTTTGCAGGCTAAACCAATGATGTGCCATAATTTTGTGCAAATTTTGCATCAATATTCATCATAGCctttcatttcaattattatGCCGCAAATTATATTCTGCActaataaatgtttatttttaatgtattataaatttatttttaaataatttattaaaaatgaacatgtagtacacattaaaaatgaacttttactccgtattatactaaaaatgaataagtGTGTTAGTGGTTCAGCTTACAATGTGTAGCGTAGTCCACAGTATAATGGTTGATACTATGCACAATGGGGCATATGTGCGAGTGAATACATAATTGAGTGAAgtattaaacatttttttataactaaatAACCTCTAACTTTATAGTAAAATATTAATTGACATTTGACAAaagtttctttaatttgtactaTTTTTCATGAGTTTTCAGAATTTTAAGTATAGTATAAAATTATTGATGTTGCTTAAGCATGATTAATTTATGAGTTAGTTGCATTTATTATCCTTTAGATAGACATTAACAATCAAATTAGTCTATTAATTATAgagatatataaattaaattaatgtcttcacttatatataattatgcattAACTAAGGTGGCAATTTGAGGGTTTAAGGTGATAAATTTAGTTAAacaatatatcatatatacgTGAAGTTGGCATATTCTAAGTTCTTATGTCACccattcaatttttatttttttttaaatattggtgACTAAAACATGTGTGAATCTAACAAATATTGTATCATGTCAACTACTACTATGTAGTGTAATGACATCTCTGTTACCTATAGGGTGGTCATATGATTGAACTCCGGAGATAGgagtattgattctttgtgctaaaaggaattgaaaaaatatagaaCAATTACTACcatgtaaagaatcatgaatgttaaaaaacaaacaaatactGTATAATTAGGGATGGTGTTGTTTGAATGATTCCATCGCACTTACTACAAGACTGCATTGCACGTCTGCACCCAAATACGATTGTACCGCAAGGTCCTCCATACATGTTTGAAAGTCGTAACAGTGCAATCTTGTAGTAAGTGACCAAGACCGGTCCGAATGGCAACTCATCATAATGTGCTCAATTAAAATTTGACtccaatcactttgatactacCCCGCAAGGGGGCTTTGGTCCATTTTGCACTCACAATCTTGTTAGTGCTGTGTAGCCTCATTTTATGTAGTTTTGCCTATTGATCACCCTTttaagtggaaaaaaaaaagagagtagaATTACATACATGAAGATTAATGAAGTGCAATATTAAATTGAAGTTGAATTCTCACAATATATTAGGTGTAGCAATGAATTCATATCCGGAGTATGaattgaagttgatgatgatcatgagcatatataatgtatgttgTAATTGCAAATAATATCCCAGTGTTGGTGGGGTGGCATGTGAGCAAATTAAAAGGAGCAGTGCAGATGGAGATGCATGTGACCTATGCTTATTAGTAacattgtatgtatgtattaatatcACAATTATATATGGCACAGTCGGTGTGAAACCTTTGCCTAATTAATCATGTGAACCCTCCCTCCCATGGCTCATGGCTGACGCATTATTAGTTTTGTTGTTTATTCATTTCTTCACTTCAATTCATTGAGGCACAATCCCTACACCCCTTAACTATATGCTCTTTCCATCATATTCTTcttccctttttcttttatacTAACAGACAAACCTACCCAACAAACAAAGGAATCATCAACGGATCGGACCTCTTCTTCCATTGTCTTTCATACTTGATGGGATGATACTACTATACCAATAAAAGGGACTTGCACTTGAGAATTTTTACGTCTTTCTCTTGTCACGATCGAAAGTCTcttttcttataaaaaaaaatacactctttctattatatttcaatttataGACACACTTCTATTTTTGTACAAAGTATTCTCATCGTTACTATTCTAGTTGTACGTACCACCATTTCAATTGTTAGGGGCATGCATGATATCCCGAATTACTGGTCTAAGTAACTTAAAGTGTTACAAATagattaaggtttttttttttttttttttgaagcaaaCAAAGGAAATTTTCATTCATCAACATCATCCAAACGTAGTTCAAGTAGTAAAAATGATGGAGGAATAGCATACAATTTCATAAAATCTGACACATTTCCCTAGCCAAAGCATGAGcaacatacactatttacaaATTTACGAACTACAAAGAAACATATAATCAATAATAGAACCAAACGCCCCACCCCACGATCCTCAGCTCATGCATAGCACAATAGACTTAGGCCATCCCCAATAAGGGattgtttcacattttttaagaaaagtTGGATGATGTGGAAGCAagagaggggagagagagaaaataacaATACCTTGCAAGAGCACCGGATTTTGTCAGTCTGAATGGGTCCCGCACGGAAAAGAGCAGCTGACTTGCTGCTGCGTGGGTGCACTTCTCGCGCCCCTGGGTGCGTGAATACATCTCTgatccttatttttttttatttatttaaattcagctttgttttttttttttcctcccctttcctattttttctttcctaatcacacttacaaaaactactcaaaaTCCCCACCCCCAAGTTTAaactattggagaaggccttaTTGTGCATCCATCTCTACAAGACTACAACCATGGATTAGGATTTGTTATAAACCTATAAATAGTTTTTTGTTCTCCATTGTATCTCATTTTTAATTGCATTCTTTATTATTgatttcaaaacaaataatattacgTTGTTTTACAAGTTATTCTTCCGTTGTAGTACAGAAAGTGTGCCCCTTAGCTCTCATCATTGGAATACATTTCTTTCATCAAAACCTATGGGACTTTCATTTTGAAACCAATATCAACTACCATAAAATCTAGTACGTACACGACAGAGATTCCTTCAACAATGGATTCAAAACCTACAGGAAAATATTTCTAGCCAACCATACCAATATACCATGCAGTTTCCTACAATGATAGACAATCCCAAATCACAGAGTACAACAAACTTCCAAACAAGCAAGCAAGCAAAAATTATAGAGTAAATTTCATAAACTCTTAATGTTGTGGGTAAACAACTGAATTATTTGGGGGGATGCCAATCACAACAAGAAtaataaattatcatttaaaGAATAACAAAAGCATTTGGGAATGAAAAGAACAGCAGTTATTCGGATGGgatgtacccaaaaaaaagaagaaaaagaagagatgGGAAGACATAGGAGGGCAACTGGGGAAGGACTGTACTGTACTTACACGACCTTAAAACTGCTAATATAATTGTGAGGTAATCGATGTAGACACAAGGCGGAATATACCAAGGGGgggaaagcatatatatatctagATGACGACATAGCAGAATAAGCATTTCTACGTGGGAATTACGATATGGAGCAGAGAACACAGGTTGCGGTCCATGGAGAAATGGAGCCTACTGAACTAGGTGCTTTCTGCTGGGAGCTGGCCCATGTTCCCGGGCCTGTTTGCAAGTTTCGGCCTCCACTCGGTCCGTCCTTTAACAATCTCGTCGCCACCCTCAAGACGAAGCAAATGTTGGCATTCCACAGTTTCAGGGTTGTCAACATTGTTTCCGAGAACAGAGGTGAGAGACTGCAGGACGCTGTCTCTCCCGCATTCCTTCCTGTACTCCAGAGTCATGGCAGCTAGCTCATAATTCTCCAGAATTGACAAGGGGGCGCTCTGCAAGAAAATAACATTCCAGCAACTAGGATCCCGACATACTGTTGAAAGCAGCAGTGCAAATTCGTGAAAATTACTATAGAGAGGAGGAAGCAGATATCTACCTCCAAAATCCAGCCAATATACTTCACATTATTAACATGCTGGTTCACATCCAAATCACTCCACTTTGGCTGCAAATTTAACAAACAAAACCATCACTAGAATAAACACGAGTATAACACACAATGGGAATAGAAAAggaattactccgtaatatatacgTACAGTTAGTCCAGTAAGAATACAGTCTGCTGCCTCGTCGTTAAGCTTTGGTAATTTCCTACTATCCTCTTCAACAATTGGAGCCCTATCCGAAAAGTGCCTTCCGATTTCAGTTTTAACTTCATCAGGCATTTTTGCTAACCTCCTTGTCTCTTTATTCATCATCACCCACACACTGAAAGCAATTCAACAAGTGatcagtaattaaaaaaaatcattaattaattcaaatgatTTTCTGACTCATGCAAGTTGCATTTTTCCACTTTCCatatccttaatagtatatacAGTTTAGgcaacaaaaaaattatgagaCAAAATGAAGAAGCTTTATTCAAGTGCAAGAGATTTGTATGGTTCATTCGGTATTTGGGTATAGGCATAGAACTGCTAATATCTATAAGACTATAAAGGACAAAAAAGATCTTCTGGATGCTTATATCATACCAACATTTAATCAAGGAGTCCCAAGTTGACAGGGAACAGTGTCCTTACCTGGAAGCTCTCATTAAAGTGTCCCCAGTATAAAAATCGCGGAGAAGCCAATCACGTCGCATACCATTCTTTCCTGATGCAGCTACCCAAGTATCTACTTCAACAAGATCACCCCTgataaaaagaaattgaagcTAGGATCTGAGGTCCTAAAATACTTGTTAAAGCATTCTGATTTGTTCATTCTACATATATGGAGAGTACAGAGCACTTAATGCATGAACAGGGAGATTAGTGACCTGATGGCCTGAACAAGCAATACAATCTAAAGCTTTACAATAAAATCAGAAAGTATTTTCTTTAGATCAGCTATAGAGGTCATGGGAAATTTTGAATTAGCTACATCAAAGATAAATCAGCTATGAACTCAAATTCATACATCACCAGATTGACTCCTACAACAAGAGAATACATacaagcatataagcatattCCAAAACTTAATGCACACATTCTGAAATTTAACCACAGCCTGGTtcattcaaaatataatgtCAAGGTATGCACTATGCAGAATATAGTATCCTAGTATAAATGACTGGTATCCATATGCAATTCATGGAAGTAACATTcaagggaaaaaaaacaaaaacctacCAAGCAGGGTAACGATCCACAATAACCTGCATTTTACTGACTACCCAAATCAAATTTTTCTTGCACATTTCTTGAGTTGAGCCAAACCCGTCACCCATGATTCCCACCGTCTTCACATGGTTCAGCGCAGTTTCCTGCAGCTTGATGTCATCAAGATATACTCAAGGCACCATAAAATTGTAATCCTATAACTCCATTACATTGTTTTTAGGTTGCACGTCGAAAAAAGTACTATCTGTTCAATAAACATCCAAGCAAAACACATATAAATGCCTTGAATATACCTGTAAATGATTCATCATTGTTTCTATTGATGCAGTTCTATCAGCTCCTATTTCATAAGATCTGATACTGAAATTTTGACGAAAAACAAAACCATCTTCAACAATTCTTCCCAAACCAAATGGATCAATGAGCATGTCAGGGCGCTTCGGCTTCCAATCTAGCATCATCCACTGCTTCTCAGCAGCCAAGAAAATAGTTGTTATGGCTGCAAGAAGCATGCTCCAATCCGGCAGCTGATTGATAATTGTCTTTGAGGGATGTGAAGAGGTCACCTCATCATCAGTCTTGAAGCCATCCATCACACTTGTCACAGTTCCATTTACCTTTGGAGGCGCTTGTGCACTGGCCTTAACTTGCAAGTTTCTAGCAGTAGAGGATTTCAACTTAATGCCTTGTGCGTCTATGCTTGCAGGTGCACTTCCTCCAATCTTTGAAGATGTTTTGGCTCCAGATTCAGGGGGTACATGAGGACCAAGGAAAAAAGCAGCAGTGGCAACCATGATGATGTTATTATACCTCACCAGTCTGTTTAAGTACAACAAAATCTCAAGTTCAACCCAAGGGAATCTTATGACTTAGGGAAATGAAAATTTAGCATACTCAGCAAAAAGCATTAAATGTCAACATTTCTCTATGCATCATATTGTAAGTATATCAGATCAAATTCAACCTCCAAAGTACAATATTTACATCAATAGTAGCCACTTGAACTTAAGCTTCAagtaattattcaaataattattactttgatagtaagaagaaaattataacaaaaattgcCCCTCCATTTGACAAATCATAACAATTAtgcaataacaaaaaaatatatgcaacttaaaaagttcaaaaattaaGATGGTTACTTTCCAGTTTACACAAGTTTCACAAAATTTGTTATATGTAGTAATTTATCAGAAGAACAATCAACAAACAAATTTCCAATTTTAGCTAAACAAATAAGCATTTTCTCATCAGAAGATTAACCagcactttaaaattttaaaacggacataaatttgcaaaacaatagaaaatttaataaacaATAAACCAACATATCTTCCCAATAAAAGATGAATAGTTGTATACATGAAGCATGATCCAAAGAACTCAAGTATTTacatttccaaaaaaaaaaacgaaaaaaaaaaaagaattttcaaaaaaatgcaTCCAACTATCCCAAAAGCAAGAAAAAATCAGAAATGTTCATGCACCCAAAGAGCCACATTTACGCAATGAAAAACAGAGAACAGATCTGGGAATCCGACCTCGAAAACCAAACCCATTAACTTGATATTCCACTAACCAAATGAACATCCATTTCTCCTTTAATACACATCTCCTATCCTCACATTACGTAAAATACAAGAGCATATCACTCAAGCCCCGGAGATCAAACCGCTTAGGCAAGCACAAAGAGAAATTcgaaaacacaaacaaaaaaacaaatgaaaatggaGATAAATCCTTACCTTGAAGCATTCGTGAGTGGAGTGAGGTAATATTGAGGAATGAATGCGTGGAAATGTAGGAAAAGAGAGAGTTCAATTCCTGATCAGCAACCCATATTTCTAGAAGATTTCTTAGGGTTTgcaatctctttttttttgtttttgtttttgtttttcttcttgtttATTGTGAAATTTGATATTCTTGTATTCTTCGTTTTCTGCGACTTTTTGAAATAGCTGAGAAAAACTTTGGCTCGGACTCTCGGAGAGAGAGGAGAAACAGCGGCTTTTTGATGGTAGGGATTGGGCGTTCTTGGACTACCTTTTATACTGTCCACCTGGCGCATGCATTTTAACTCCCACACTTTGCACCCTCCTTTTCAACTTATTCACAACTATGCCATTTCgctttttgttttttcccaTGCCGTACTCCCATAACTCCTCCGTAAGCTATACACCTGGAAGTAGGTCCCTTTGAAAAAacgaaaaatgtttttaaaattattattgtcttTACTAAGTT of Ipomoea triloba cultivar NCNSP0323 chromosome 3, ASM357664v1 contains these proteins:
- the LOC116012017 gene encoding palmitoyl-acyl carrier protein thioesterase, chloroplastic-like; the protein is MVATAAFFLGPHVPPESGAKTSSKIGGSAPASIDAQGIKLKSSTARNLQVKASAQAPPKVNGTVTSVMDGFKTDDEVTSSHPSKTIINQLPDWSMLLAAITTIFLAAEKQWMMLDWKPKRPDMLIDPFGLGRIVEDGFVFRQNFSIRSYEIGADRTASIETMMNHLQETALNHVKTVGIMGDGFGSTQEMCKKNLIWVVSKMQVIVDRYPAWGDLVEVDTWVAASGKNGMRRDWLLRDFYTGDTLMRASSVWVMMNKETRRLAKMPDEVKTEIGRHFSDRAPIVEEDSRKLPKLNDEAADCILTGLTPKWSDLDVNQHVNNVKYIGWILESAPLSILENYELAAMTLEYRKECGRDSVLQSLTSVLGNNVDNPETVECQHLLRLEGGDEIVKGRTEWRPKLANRPGNMGQLPAEST